A genomic stretch from Desulfobacterales bacterium includes:
- a CDS encoding insulinase family protein — translation MMMTAFFSKKTGYRTIWLIFIGAAALVLSAGGWLAADAKAPPAWPHENSDLTADPAVTYARLPNGFGYVLMKNREPIDRVSMHLVVRVGSLHESDAQQGVAHYLEHMQFNGSTHFNPGELVKYFQTIGMQFGPDANAHTGFDETVYDVVLPVGDSKHLAEGLRVLRDYADGALLLTEEIDRERGIILAEKRSRDSADYRTFVKVLGFEFPETRLPDRLPIGKESVIKTVDQNLLRSFYDGWYRPEKMFLVMVGDFDKPTAVNFIRARFSDLKARASELPDPDIGVIRHQGEKAFYHHEVEAGNTSVSIEVIRKVEKTPDTLAFQKEEYAGKIANQVIQNRLSELVRTPGTPFTSARIHSGRFMGEVESAEISATCAPENWEASLSKIEQVLRAAIEHGFTVSEVARVKKDFLANLNNAVKQAATRQSRVLAQKIIQAATDDRVFMSPQQAQQLFVPYIESLGPGAVHAALKRIWAPGHRLFIVTGNAVIDAKSRSPEEEILSVVQKSKGVPVIKPAEAAQIQFPYLKAPLDTGEIVKQEKISDLGILQIEFENAVRLNVMKTDFEAGKIRMDLVFGEGRSCEPKEKSGLSILAEEVMNESGLGAMDRESLERALAGKDIRLSFNIREDHFSFTGEAPSQDLPLLIQLAYAHILDPAFRPEAYALVMARFGQMYQALQKDIDGAMQLAGQRFLAGDDSRFGLPSRKNFEALSLADVQAWIEKPLREAPIEISLVGDFDEQKAMELAGRFFGLLERRPAPGPARPRDIPRFPEGESLTIPVSTEIQKGLIVIAYSTTDFWDIQRTRRLSVLGEIFSEKLREHIREKLGVSYSPYAYNRPSRAYPGYGLFQAVSYIEPKMAQQVADEVKKIGEQIAGGGVTADELSRALEPIITSIKEMRRTNAYWLRNVLVGSAGHPEQIAWSRSILSDYAAITAEDIITLAKRYLIPEKAAQIVVHPLKSDGKTD, via the coding sequence ATGATGATGACGGCGTTTTTTTCGAAGAAAACAGGGTATAGAACGATATGGCTTATCTTTATTGGTGCGGCGGCACTCGTTCTGTCGGCGGGCGGTTGGCTTGCCGCCGACGCGAAGGCGCCTCCTGCGTGGCCGCACGAGAATAGCGATCTTACAGCGGACCCGGCCGTTACCTATGCGCGATTACCGAACGGGTTCGGCTATGTGCTGATGAAAAACCGGGAGCCGATAGATCGTGTCAGTATGCATCTGGTCGTGCGGGTCGGTTCACTTCACGAGTCGGATGCGCAACAGGGGGTCGCGCATTATCTGGAACATATGCAATTTAACGGTTCCACCCACTTTAACCCCGGCGAACTCGTCAAATATTTTCAGACGATCGGCATGCAATTCGGACCGGATGCCAATGCGCATACCGGATTCGATGAAACGGTGTATGATGTGGTGTTGCCGGTCGGCGATTCGAAGCATCTGGCCGAAGGCTTGCGGGTGTTAAGAGATTATGCGGACGGGGCATTGCTGTTGACCGAGGAGATCGATCGGGAGCGCGGTATTATTCTGGCAGAGAAGCGAAGCCGGGATTCGGCGGATTACCGGACCTTTGTCAAGGTGCTCGGGTTTGAATTTCCGGAAACACGTTTGCCTGATCGTCTTCCGATCGGTAAGGAATCGGTGATTAAAACCGTTGATCAAAACCTGTTAAGGTCTTTTTATGACGGATGGTATCGGCCCGAAAAAATGTTTCTTGTCATGGTGGGAGATTTTGATAAGCCGACGGCGGTTAATTTTATTCGGGCGCGATTTTCGGATCTTAAGGCTCGGGCGTCCGAACTGCCTGATCCGGATATCGGGGTGATTCGGCATCAGGGAGAGAAGGCTTTTTATCATCACGAGGTCGAAGCCGGGAATACCTCCGTCAGCATTGAAGTGATTCGGAAAGTCGAGAAAACCCCCGATACATTGGCATTTCAAAAAGAGGAGTACGCCGGAAAGATAGCGAATCAGGTCATTCAAAACCGATTATCTGAACTGGTCCGAACCCCGGGGACGCCGTTTACATCGGCCCGCATTCATTCGGGGCGGTTTATGGGGGAAGTTGAATCCGCGGAGATATCTGCGACCTGTGCGCCCGAAAATTGGGAGGCCTCGCTATCAAAGATTGAACAGGTGCTTCGAGCCGCGATAGAACACGGGTTTACCGTATCCGAGGTGGCACGGGTGAAGAAGGATTTTCTGGCCAACTTGAATAATGCGGTCAAGCAGGCCGCAACGCGTCAAAGCCGGGTTTTGGCCCAGAAAATCATTCAGGCTGCGACCGACGATCGGGTGTTCATGTCTCCGCAACAGGCACAACAGTTGTTTGTGCCTTATATCGAGTCCCTGGGGCCGGGTGCGGTTCATGCCGCTTTGAAGCGAATTTGGGCGCCCGGGCACCGGCTCTTTATTGTCACCGGAAATGCGGTGATAGATGCGAAGAGTCGATCGCCCGAGGAAGAAATTCTTTCAGTGGTTCAAAAAAGCAAGGGCGTGCCGGTTATAAAACCCGCGGAGGCCGCTCAAATACAGTTCCCGTATCTTAAGGCGCCTTTGGATACCGGAGAAATTGTCAAACAAGAAAAAATTTCGGATTTGGGAATACTTCAAATTGAATTTGAAAATGCGGTCCGCCTCAACGTAATGAAAACAGACTTTGAGGCCGGTAAAATACGTATGGATTTGGTTTTTGGCGAGGGGAGATCCTGTGAGCCGAAGGAGAAGTCGGGCTTGTCGATCCTTGCAGAAGAAGTTATGAATGAAAGCGGACTCGGGGCCATGGATAGAGAGTCGCTTGAACGGGCGCTGGCCGGTAAGGACATTCGGTTAAGCTTTAATATCAGGGAAGATCATTTCTCTTTTACGGGAGAGGCGCCGTCGCAAGACCTGCCATTGTTGATACAGCTGGCATATGCGCACATTTTGGATCCTGCGTTTCGGCCTGAGGCCTATGCGCTCGTCATGGCGCGGTTCGGGCAGATGTATCAAGCCTTGCAAAAAGACATCGACGGGGCCATGCAGCTGGCGGGGCAGCGATTTCTTGCTGGTGATGACAGCCGTTTCGGGTTGCCTTCCAGAAAGAATTTTGAAGCCCTCTCGTTGGCGGATGTACAGGCCTGGATTGAAAAGCCGTTGCGTGAAGCGCCTATTGAAATTTCACTGGTGGGGGATTTCGATGAACAAAAGGCTATGGAGTTGGCGGGCCGTTTTTTCGGTTTATTGGAAAGGCGCCCCGCGCCAGGCCCGGCCCGACCGCGCGATATACCGCGATTTCCCGAAGGCGAATCGTTAACGATACCGGTATCGACCGAGATTCAGAAGGGATTGATCGTTATTGCGTATTCGACCACCGATTTTTGGGATATTCAACGTACGCGACGTCTTTCCGTCCTGGGTGAAATTTTTTCGGAAAAGCTTCGGGAACACATTCGCGAAAAGTTGGGCGTATCTTATTCTCCTTACGCGTATAACCGGCCCAGCAGAGCCTACCCGGGATACGGGCTGTTTCAGGCGGTTAGTTATATTGAGCCGAAGATGGCCCAACAGGTGGCGGATGAAGTAAAGAAAATCGGAGAACAAATCGCCGGGGGCGGCGTGACGGCGGATGAGTTGTCCAGGGCTCTTGAACCGATCATTACCAGTATCAAAGAAATGCGCCGAACCAATGCCTATTGGTTGCGCAACGTATTGGTCGGGTCCGCCGGGCATCCCGAACAGATTGCCTGGAGTCGATCCATTCTGTCGGATTATGCCGCCATTACTGCCGAGGACATCATAACGCTGGCAAAAAGGTATTTGATACCTGAAAAAGCGGCGCAAATTGTGGTGCATCCCCTGAAAAGCGATGGAAAAACAGATTGA